In Methylotenera sp. L2L1, the following proteins share a genomic window:
- a CDS encoding UDP-glucose 4-epimerase family protein, with translation MSSHILVTGASGFVGRVLCKELLKHNYSVRAAIRHDAAFCDGFDIVTTPSIDADTDWSVALLDVDAVVHLAARVHVMNDYESNSLEEFRKVNVDATLNLARQAFKSGVKRFIFVSSIKVNGELTQIDNPFTASDIACPQDAYGISKCEAEQGLLKLAGETGLEVVVIRPPLIYGGGVKANFASMIKAVKSGIPLPLGAINNKRSFVYIGNLISLILKCIDHPVAVNQVFLVSDGHDLSTTELLKACAQSLGVKSRLLPIPQNFLEFVAKVLGKRDLAQRLCGNLQVDITKTRQLLDWEPQFTVAEGLKDVVAGVQN, from the coding sequence ATGAGTTCGCATATCCTTGTAACAGGCGCAAGTGGTTTTGTCGGAAGAGTGTTATGTAAAGAGCTATTGAAGCATAACTACTCAGTGCGAGCAGCAATACGTCATGATGCAGCCTTTTGCGATGGTTTCGATATTGTTACTACCCCGTCAATAGATGCAGACACTGACTGGAGTGTTGCGCTTTTAGATGTGGATGCTGTGGTGCATCTTGCTGCTCGTGTGCATGTTATGAATGATTATGAATCCAATTCACTCGAAGAGTTTCGTAAAGTTAATGTTGACGCCACCCTAAATTTGGCACGACAGGCATTTAAATCAGGCGTAAAACGTTTTATTTTTGTGAGCTCAATTAAGGTTAATGGTGAACTTACGCAAATAGATAATCCTTTTACAGCCTCAGACATAGCTTGTCCGCAAGACGCTTATGGCATTTCAAAGTGCGAGGCAGAGCAAGGGCTCCTAAAGCTGGCTGGAGAAACTGGGCTGGAGGTAGTGGTTATTAGACCGCCATTGATTTATGGTGGTGGGGTGAAAGCAAACTTTGCTAGTATGATCAAAGCTGTAAAAAGCGGTATTCCATTGCCTTTGGGGGCGATTAATAACAAGCGTAGCTTTGTGTATATTGGCAATCTGATTAGTTTAATTTTGAAGTGTATTGATCACCCAGTTGCTGTAAATCAAGTTTTTTTGGTTTCTGATGGGCATGATCTTTCTACTACTGAGCTATTAAAGGCGTGTGCACAATCTTTAGGTGTAAAGTCTAGACTACTACCAATACCGCAAAATTTTCTTGAGTTTGTTGCAAAAGTGCTTGGTAAAAGAGACTTGGCGCAACGATTGTGCGGTAATTTACAGGTGGATATTACTAAAACTCGTCAATTGCTTGATTGGGAGCCACAGTTCACTGTTGCAGAGGGCCTTAAAGACGTCGTCGCTGGTGTGCAAAATTAA
- the wecB gene encoding non-hydrolyzing UDP-N-acetylglucosamine 2-epimerase, whose protein sequence is MLKVMTIVGTRPELIKMSRVIAEFDQHTKHLLVHTGQNYDYELNQLFFDDLGIRKPDYFLEAVGENAAQTIARVIEKSDEVMEKEMPDAVMLYGDTNSCLAVIAAKRRKIPVFHMEAGNRCFDERVPEELNRKVLDHLSDINLVLTEHARRYLIAEGVRPETIIKTGSHMREVLDYYMPKIEKSDVLERMNLEANKFFIVSAHREENIDSPENMKNMVETLNALAETYNYPVIVSTHPRTKKRLDTMELGNLNSHVQFLKPFGFCDYIKLQMEALCVVSDSGTISEEGSLLNLPAITIRNAHERPEGMDVGTLIMSGLKKDRVLDAIRVIVAQHDKSKRVMLPVQDYEAGPVSKQLLRVVMSYVDYVNRTVWSKAV, encoded by the coding sequence ATGCTTAAAGTGATGACCATTGTGGGAACAAGGCCAGAACTAATTAAAATGAGTCGTGTGATAGCTGAGTTTGATCAACATACTAAGCATTTGTTGGTACACACAGGGCAGAACTATGATTATGAGTTAAATCAATTATTTTTTGATGATCTAGGTATCCGTAAGCCAGACTATTTTTTAGAAGCAGTTGGTGAGAATGCAGCTCAAACAATTGCAAGAGTAATAGAGAAGTCTGATGAAGTAATGGAAAAGGAGATGCCAGACGCGGTGATGCTTTATGGCGACACAAACTCTTGTTTGGCTGTTATTGCGGCGAAAAGGCGCAAAATTCCTGTATTTCATATGGAAGCAGGAAACCGCTGTTTTGATGAGCGAGTGCCGGAAGAGCTTAACCGCAAAGTGTTAGATCATTTAAGCGATATTAATTTAGTGCTTACAGAGCATGCAAGACGGTATTTAATAGCTGAAGGCGTTCGCCCAGAAACTATTATTAAAACTGGTTCTCATATGCGTGAGGTGTTGGACTATTACATGCCAAAGATTGAGAAATCAGATGTATTAGAACGCATGAATTTAGAGGCAAATAAGTTTTTTATTGTTAGTGCTCATCGTGAAGAAAACATCGACAGCCCAGAAAACATGAAAAATATGGTGGAAACACTAAATGCTTTAGCAGAGACATATAATTATCCTGTGATTGTTTCTACACATCCTCGAACAAAAAAGCGATTAGATACAATGGAGTTGGGTAATCTTAATAGCCATGTTCAATTTCTTAAGCCTTTTGGTTTCTGTGATTATATTAAATTACAAATGGAAGCATTGTGTGTTGTTTCAGACAGTGGGACCATTTCAGAAGAAGGATCATTACTTAATTTACCTGCTATCACAATTCGCAATGCCCACGAACGTCCAGAGGGGATGGATGTTGGAACGCTTATCATGAGTGGTCTTAAAAAAGACAGAGTGTTGGATGCGATACGTGTGATTGTTGCTCAGCATGATAAATCAAAGCGTGTGATGTTGCCTGTGCAAGACTATGAGGCAGGTCCTGTCTCCAAACAGTTACTTCGTGTAGTGATGAGTTATGTGGACTATGTAAACCGCACTGTGTGGTCTAAAGCTGTTTGA
- a CDS encoding polysaccharide biosynthesis protein, with translation MFNNKVLMITGGTGSFGNTVLKRFLSTDVREIRIFSRDEKKQEEMRIALNDPKLKFYIGDVRDYDSVYHAMKGVDYVFHAAALKQVPSCEFYPLEAVRTNILGSENVMEASVARGVSRVVMLSTDKAVYPINAMGISKAMMEKFMVAKARMQNEGETVLCATRYGNVMASRGSVIPLFVSQLNEGKPLTVTDPNMTRFLMSLEDSVDLVLYAFEHGQQGDIFVQKAPASTVADLAQALKELLNKNNPIHEIGTRHGEKLYESLISREEMAKAEDMGAYYRIPADNRDLNYAQFFSEGEEKISHQDDYTSHNTERLNVDQVKTLLLKLDFIKEELNA, from the coding sequence ATGTTTAATAATAAAGTATTAATGATTACTGGTGGCACAGGATCATTTGGCAATACTGTGCTCAAACGATTTTTATCTACGGATGTGCGTGAAATTCGCATTTTTAGTAGAGATGAGAAGAAGCAAGAGGAAATGCGAATTGCATTAAATGACCCTAAACTTAAGTTTTATATAGGTGATGTCCGTGATTACGACAGTGTTTATCACGCGATGAAGGGTGTTGATTATGTATTCCATGCTGCGGCACTGAAGCAGGTTCCATCTTGTGAGTTCTATCCATTGGAAGCTGTGCGCACTAATATTTTGGGTTCTGAGAATGTGATGGAAGCCTCAGTTGCACGAGGCGTGTCAAGAGTTGTAATGTTAAGCACAGATAAAGCTGTTTATCCAATTAATGCAATGGGAATATCTAAGGCAATGATGGAAAAGTTCATGGTCGCCAAAGCTCGCATGCAGAACGAAGGTGAGACCGTGCTGTGTGCAACAAGATATGGCAATGTTATGGCCTCAAGAGGCTCTGTTATTCCACTCTTTGTTTCACAACTTAATGAGGGGAAGCCCTTAACTGTTACAGACCCGAATATGACTCGTTTTTTGATGTCACTTGAAGACTCCGTGGACTTAGTCCTCTATGCATTTGAACATGGTCAGCAGGGTGATATTTTTGTTCAAAAAGCACCTGCCTCCACTGTTGCGGATTTAGCTCAGGCATTAAAAGAGTTGCTAAATAAAAATAACCCGATTCATGAAATTGGAACTCGTCACGGTGAAAAGCTTTATGAGTCGTTAATCTCACGTGAAGAGATGGCTAAGGCTGAAGATATGGGCGCATACTACCGAATTCCAGCTGATAATCGAGATCTTAATTACGCACAATTTTTTAGTGAAGGTGAAGAAAAGATTTCACATCAAGATGATTACACTTCACACAATACTGAGCGCCTGAATGTGGATCAAGTAAAAACACTATTATTGAAACTAGATTTTATTAAGGAAGAACTAAATGCTTAA
- a CDS encoding dTDP-4-dehydrorhamnose reductase family protein produces MKVLVLGSSGLIGSTTLHVMSERSDWQVYGSIRSDGIRPFLPKISADKLISNLDVDNLSSIIQTISEIRPDVVINCIGATKHKKEGNSPFNAIALNALLPHQLAQICDLAGSRFIHISTDCVFSGKDGFYSESAFADADDVYGRSKALGEVTYGGALTLRTSTIGHELQSNYGLLNWFLSQKSSCKGFNKAIFSGLPTVVFAQVIRDVVLKNTQLTGLYHVAAQPINKYDLLKMIAKVYKKEINIEADDSLIINRSLDASMFNQVTGYNPPTWQSLIETMYQYK; encoded by the coding sequence TTGAAAGTTTTAGTGTTGGGATCAAGTGGATTAATAGGTAGCACTACTTTACATGTGATGTCAGAACGTTCTGATTGGCAAGTTTACGGCTCAATTCGCTCAGATGGCATAAGGCCTTTTTTACCTAAGATTAGCGCAGACAAACTTATCAGCAATTTAGATGTAGATAATTTGTCTTCAATTATTCAGACCATCAGTGAAATAAGACCTGATGTGGTAATTAATTGTATAGGGGCAACAAAACATAAAAAAGAGGGAAATAGCCCATTCAATGCCATAGCATTGAATGCCTTGTTACCACACCAGTTAGCACAAATATGTGATTTAGCTGGATCAAGATTTATTCACATTAGTACAGATTGTGTATTTTCAGGTAAGGATGGTTTTTATTCAGAATCAGCTTTTGCTGATGCTGATGACGTATATGGCAGAAGTAAAGCGCTTGGTGAGGTGACTTACGGTGGTGCCTTGACATTAAGAACCTCAACAATTGGACATGAATTACAGTCAAATTATGGATTGTTAAATTGGTTTTTATCTCAAAAATCATCTTGTAAAGGTTTCAATAAAGCAATCTTTTCAGGCTTACCTACAGTCGTGTTTGCTCAAGTAATTAGAGATGTTGTGCTAAAAAATACGCAATTAACAGGTTTATATCATGTCGCCGCACAGCCTATTAATAAATATGATTTACTTAAAATGATTGCTAAGGTATATAAAAAAGAAATTAATATTGAAGCTGATGACAGTTTAATTATTAATCGTTCTTTAGACGCAAGCATGTTTAATCAAGTAACAGGGTACAATCCGCCTACTTGGCAAAGTTTGATTGAAACAATGTATCAATACAAATAA
- a CDS encoding glycosyltransferase family 4 protein, protein MRILIVSQYFWPENFRINEVACALKARGHEVEVLTGKPNYPEGRFFTGYNAWTISKQFWQDIPIMRIPMLARGDNSAIRLVLNYLSFIVSGLLFAPWILRKENYDVIFVYAPSPIFQAIPASFLGWIKGLPVVLWVQDLWPQSAEATGYVKSHFLLKLLERFVQFTYLHTDLLLVQSKAFIEPVSKLAPNIPIAYYPNSVQKEFYSPQAIDTPHVESLQSGFTVLFAGNVGAAQAMQTIVAAAEKLQSYAEIKIVILGSGSKLDWVAEQIVEKKLTNLYLEGRFPVETMPILMRQASALLVTLTDQPIFELTVPNKIQAYLAVGKPVIACLNGEGARLVDEAKAGVAVRAEDGEGLANAIVSLYQMSELEREQMGTNGRAYFKQHFDEEMLTTVLIKHFEKLILS, encoded by the coding sequence TTGCGTATTCTTATTGTTAGCCAATATTTTTGGCCAGAAAATTTTAGAATTAACGAAGTTGCGTGCGCGCTAAAGGCGCGTGGGCATGAAGTTGAGGTGTTGACTGGTAAACCTAATTACCCAGAAGGTAGGTTTTTTACTGGCTATAACGCATGGACTATTAGTAAACAGTTTTGGCAAGATATTCCAATTATGCGCATCCCAATGTTGGCTAGAGGGGATAATAGCGCAATAAGGCTTGTGCTTAACTATTTATCTTTTATAGTTTCTGGCCTTTTGTTTGCTCCTTGGATATTAAGAAAAGAAAACTATGATGTGATATTTGTTTATGCCCCGTCACCAATATTTCAGGCTATTCCAGCTTCATTTTTAGGGTGGATAAAAGGTCTGCCAGTAGTGCTGTGGGTGCAAGATTTATGGCCCCAGAGCGCGGAAGCTACAGGCTATGTAAAGTCTCATTTTTTATTAAAACTATTAGAGAGGTTTGTGCAGTTCACTTATCTGCATACGGATTTATTGTTAGTTCAATCTAAAGCTTTTATTGAGCCTGTATCAAAGCTGGCGCCCAACATACCCATCGCATATTATCCAAACTCTGTTCAAAAAGAGTTTTACTCACCACAAGCTATTGATACTCCACATGTTGAGTCACTTCAATCAGGATTTACAGTTTTATTTGCTGGTAATGTAGGCGCAGCGCAAGCCATGCAGACTATTGTCGCTGCAGCAGAAAAACTACAGTCATACGCTGAGATTAAAATAGTAATTTTGGGGAGTGGTAGCAAATTAGATTGGGTTGCAGAACAAATCGTTGAAAAAAAATTAACTAATTTGTATCTGGAAGGTAGGTTTCCAGTTGAAACCATGCCTATATTAATGAGGCAGGCTTCCGCCTTACTGGTTACTTTAACAGACCAGCCAATTTTTGAATTAACTGTACCTAATAAAATACAGGCTTACTTGGCTGTAGGTAAGCCTGTTATCGCTTGTTTGAACGGTGAGGGGGCGCGGTTGGTAGATGAAGCAAAGGCTGGAGTTGCCGTACGAGCTGAGGATGGTGAAGGGTTGGCTAATGCAATTGTAAGCCTTTATCAAATGTCAGAACTTGAGCGTGAACAAATGGGTACTAATGGCCGAGCCTATTTTAAGCAGCACTTTGATGAGGAAATGTTAACGACTGTACTAATTAAACATTTTGAAAAGTTGATTTTAAGTTAA
- a CDS encoding glycosyltransferase, whose product MSILSLDSRMLLSTDKIVKRIQPTLVQRLFAEIWLAKNVALGDVALCFGNLPPLFKLRGYVVVFVQNRYLIDSVNLDGFSFKTKIRLKVERLWLSFRARNVNEFLVQTPSMQSLMQARTKAKVSVFPFVENPDGYVRKLHCSDTTEKRDFFFLYVASGEPHKNHLQLIEAWCLLATEGLFPTLTLTLNNMHFSELCFWIEHKIESHKLCVKNLGSLPHGEVKKLYSQVNALIYPSTFESFGLPLIEARQAGLPIIASELDYVRDVLDPEQSFDPDSSVSIARAVKRFMGLDEASLPLQDASRLVEYLLKRVED is encoded by the coding sequence ATGTCGATATTATCTTTGGATAGTCGAATGCTTTTGAGTACCGATAAAATTGTTAAGCGCATTCAGCCTACACTCGTCCAAAGATTGTTTGCGGAAATATGGCTGGCGAAGAATGTAGCATTAGGAGATGTTGCGTTGTGTTTTGGTAATCTGCCACCTTTATTCAAGTTGCGTGGTTATGTGGTGGTGTTTGTTCAGAACAGATATTTGATTGATAGTGTAAACCTAGATGGTTTTTCATTTAAAACAAAGATAAGGCTTAAAGTAGAGCGGTTATGGTTATCATTCAGAGCTAGAAATGTGAATGAGTTTTTGGTACAAACGCCATCTATGCAAAGCTTGATGCAAGCTAGAACAAAAGCTAAAGTTTCTGTTTTTCCATTTGTTGAGAATCCTGATGGATATGTAAGAAAATTGCATTGTTCAGATACCACAGAAAAAAGAGATTTCTTTTTTTTATATGTAGCGTCTGGTGAACCACACAAAAATCATTTGCAGTTAATTGAGGCTTGGTGCTTGTTGGCAACTGAAGGGTTATTTCCTACTTTAACATTAACGCTAAATAATATGCATTTTTCGGAATTATGCTTTTGGATAGAGCATAAGATCGAGTCGCATAAGCTATGTGTGAAGAATTTGGGTAGCTTGCCACATGGCGAGGTTAAAAAACTCTATAGTCAGGTAAATGCTTTAATTTACCCTTCTACATTTGAGTCGTTTGGTTTGCCTTTGATTGAGGCTAGGCAGGCTGGGCTGCCTATAATTGCGTCAGAGTTGGATTATGTACGTGATGTGCTTGATCCAGAACAGTCATTTGATCCAGACTCATCAGTTTCTATCGCTAGAGCCGTTAAGAGGTTTATGGGGCTAGATGAAGCGTCTTTGCCATTGCAAGATGCTAGCAGACTTGTAGAGTATCTTTTAAAGAGAGTAGAAGATTAG
- a CDS encoding glycosyltransferase family 2 protein: MPVYNGEQYLAEAIESILAQTFNNFELIIIDDGSTDASLEVLRVYEKRDSRIRLITRENRNLATTLNDIVSLARGKWLARMDQDDIALPQRFERQLQWLQQTEADITGSWVQRFGTSDRRLVRLRQTDDAIKMELLFCSPFAHPSIMMRTTLIKQLCYDNTWEKVEDYDLWERAARAGWKMTNVPEVLLLYRIHDTQISTKTANSQQQLTQLIRQRYWEFVCYSMDLDPKCVDELMKIFKFSPSSINMDAVDALFTKLLYSRQGESRVIIFDHMTRLYFRVAASNPTVVFRWGRLNRDYGKGLGLSTKFQLMIFSLLRIHVDGVLFRQLKKFHVWKAS, encoded by the coding sequence ATGCCTGTATATAATGGCGAGCAATATTTGGCAGAAGCAATAGAGTCTATTCTTGCGCAAACCTTTAATAATTTTGAGCTGATTATCATTGATGACGGATCAACAGACGCGTCACTAGAGGTGCTGAGAGTATACGAAAAGCGTGACTCTAGGATTAGGTTGATTACACGTGAAAATAGAAATTTAGCTACTACGTTAAATGATATTGTTAGCCTTGCACGCGGTAAATGGCTTGCACGAATGGATCAGGATGATATTGCATTGCCACAGCGCTTTGAACGCCAATTACAATGGCTACAGCAAACCGAAGCTGACATTACTGGTAGTTGGGTTCAGCGTTTTGGCACATCGGATAGGCGGTTGGTTAGACTGCGCCAAACTGATGATGCCATTAAAATGGAGTTGTTGTTTTGTTCACCATTTGCACATCCATCGATAATGATGCGCACTACATTGATTAAGCAATTGTGTTATGACAATACATGGGAGAAAGTAGAAGACTACGACTTATGGGAGCGTGCTGCAAGAGCAGGATGGAAAATGACAAATGTGCCTGAAGTTTTGCTTCTATATCGTATTCATGATACGCAAATTTCAACTAAAACAGCGAACTCTCAACAACAGTTAACGCAACTAATTCGTCAAAGATACTGGGAGTTTGTATGCTATTCCATGGATTTAGATCCAAAATGTGTTGATGAGTTAATGAAGATTTTTAAATTCTCACCATCTAGTATCAATATGGATGCGGTGGATGCCTTATTTACAAAACTTTTGTATTCTAGGCAGGGAGAATCAAGAGTTATCATTTTTGATCATATGACACGACTCTATTTTAGAGTAGCTGCTAGTAACCCAACTGTCGTTTTTAGGTGGGGGAGGCTTAATCGAGATTATGGTAAAGGTTTGGGGTTGAGTACCAAATTTCAGTTAATGATATTTAGTTTATTACGAATTCATGTTGATGGTGTGTTATTTAGGCAGTTGAAAAAATTTCATGTGTGGAAGGCTTCTTAA